The Nakamurella deserti genome contains a region encoding:
- a CDS encoding ATP-dependent DNA ligase has translation MAKESTQVEIDGRRLSLSNLDKVLYPGSGTTKGDVIAYYAAIAPILIPHLGRRPVTRKRWPDGTASHSFFQKDLEVSAPGWVPAQALRHEDRTVRYPMADSEAVLVWFAQVAALELHVPQWFFGPDGAPAHPDRVVFDLDPGPGATLEQCAEVAFAVKDHLDAEDLVSVPVTSGSKGLHLYARVDGTRSSEEISTWAHAIARTVQRRLPKLALSQMSKALRADKVFIDWSQNSVAKTTISPYSLRGRDHATAAAPRSWAEIEAPDLQHLMFDEVLRRAREDGDLLAALGPEAAPQPRDAPVSGGGRFGGGGSWGSEEEPGAKLTIYRAKRDRAKTPEPVPEPGPLPRGAGNTFVIQEHHARALHWDLRLEHDGVLVSWAVPKGIPEDARSNRLAVHTEDHPLEYATFEGSIPHGEYGGGEMTIWDSGTYEAEKWRPDEVIMTLRGDRAKGRFALIRTNGKNWLLHRTREQPGGTTAARRPVDRRELEPMLATLGTVAEIDDGVAWAYENKWDGVRALAHVRHGELTLMSRNGNDITATYPELVEMTALLGDLDAVLDGEIVAFATPGVPSFSRLQRRMNVSQPAEIARLRDEIPVEFLAFDLLALNGVSLLNKRYDDRRKLLAAMAFDGISCHTPEELPGPATTALAHTRAHKLEGIVAKRRDSVYRPGKRSRNWLKIKNFHDLEVVIGGYRPGNGNRAGSLGSLLVGVPDGGGLRYAGKVGTGFDQAALDTLMAKLAPLRRSTSPFADTLPAAERKDAVWVDPELVGEISFAEWTDTHRIRASSWRGLRPDKDAASLLAESGG, from the coding sequence GTGGCGAAGGAGTCGACGCAGGTCGAGATCGACGGCCGCCGTCTGAGCCTGAGCAATCTGGACAAGGTCCTGTATCCGGGGTCGGGGACGACCAAGGGCGACGTCATCGCCTACTACGCGGCGATCGCGCCGATCCTGATCCCGCATCTCGGACGGCGCCCGGTCACCCGCAAGCGCTGGCCCGACGGCACCGCGTCGCACTCCTTCTTCCAGAAGGACCTCGAGGTGTCGGCGCCGGGCTGGGTGCCGGCGCAGGCGCTGCGCCACGAGGACCGGACGGTCCGCTATCCGATGGCCGACTCCGAAGCGGTGCTGGTCTGGTTCGCCCAGGTCGCCGCACTGGAACTGCATGTGCCGCAATGGTTCTTCGGACCGGACGGAGCCCCGGCCCATCCGGACCGGGTGGTCTTCGACCTCGATCCGGGGCCGGGCGCGACGTTGGAGCAGTGCGCGGAGGTGGCGTTCGCGGTCAAGGACCACCTGGACGCCGAGGACCTGGTCAGTGTCCCGGTGACCAGCGGCAGCAAGGGTCTGCACCTCTACGCCCGGGTCGACGGCACCCGCAGCTCCGAGGAGATCTCCACCTGGGCGCACGCCATCGCCCGCACCGTCCAGCGGCGGCTGCCCAAGCTCGCCCTGTCGCAGATGAGCAAGGCCCTGCGGGCCGACAAGGTGTTCATCGACTGGAGTCAGAACAGCGTCGCCAAGACGACGATCTCGCCGTACTCACTGCGCGGGCGGGACCACGCGACGGCCGCGGCCCCCCGCAGCTGGGCGGAGATCGAGGCGCCCGACCTGCAGCACCTGATGTTCGACGAGGTCCTCCGGCGCGCCCGGGAGGACGGCGACCTGCTGGCCGCCCTGGGCCCGGAGGCCGCGCCGCAGCCCCGGGACGCCCCGGTCAGCGGCGGCGGCCGGTTCGGCGGCGGCGGCAGCTGGGGCAGCGAGGAGGAGCCCGGCGCGAAGCTGACCATCTACCGCGCCAAGCGGGACCGGGCGAAGACCCCGGAGCCGGTGCCCGAGCCCGGCCCGCTGCCACGGGGTGCGGGGAACACCTTCGTGATCCAGGAGCACCACGCCCGCGCGCTGCACTGGGATCTGCGGCTGGAGCACGACGGGGTGCTGGTGAGCTGGGCGGTGCCCAAAGGGATCCCGGAGGACGCGCGGTCCAACCGCCTGGCCGTGCACACCGAGGACCATCCGCTGGAGTACGCGACGTTCGAGGGCAGCATCCCGCACGGGGAGTACGGCGGCGGCGAGATGACCATCTGGGACTCGGGCACCTACGAGGCCGAGAAGTGGCGCCCCGACGAGGTGATCATGACGTTGCGCGGGGACCGCGCGAAGGGCCGGTTCGCGCTGATCCGCACCAACGGCAAGAACTGGCTGCTGCACCGCACCCGCGAACAGCCCGGCGGGACCACCGCTGCGCGGCGGCCGGTCGACCGGCGGGAGCTGGAGCCGATGCTCGCGACGCTGGGCACGGTCGCCGAGATCGACGACGGTGTCGCCTGGGCGTACGAGAACAAGTGGGACGGCGTCCGGGCCCTGGCCCACGTCCGGCACGGCGAGCTCACGCTGATGTCACGCAACGGCAACGACATCACCGCGACCTATCCCGAGCTGGTGGAGATGACCGCGCTGCTGGGTGATCTCGACGCGGTGCTGGACGGGGAGATCGTCGCCTTCGCCACACCGGGGGTGCCGAGCTTCTCGCGGCTGCAACGCCGGATGAACGTCTCCCAGCCCGCCGAGATCGCCCGGCTGCGGGACGAGATCCCCGTGGAGTTCCTGGCTTTCGACCTGTTGGCGCTCAACGGCGTGTCGTTGCTGAACAAGCGCTACGACGACCGGCGGAAGCTGCTGGCGGCGATGGCCTTCGACGGGATCAGCTGTCACACCCCCGAGGAGCTGCCCGGTCCGGCGACCACCGCGCTGGCCCACACCCGGGCGCACAAGCTGGAGGGGATCGTCGCCAAGCGCCGGGACTCGGTGTACCGGCCGGGGAAGCGCTCGCGGAACTGGCTGAAGATCAAGAACTTCCACGACCTCGAGGTCGTCATCGGCGGGTACCGGCCCGGGAACGGCAACCGGGCCGGCTCGCTGGGGTCGCTGCTCGTGGGAGTGCCCGACGGTGGGGGACTGCGTTACGCCGGCAAGGTGGGCACCGGCTTCGACCAGGCCGCGCTGGACACGCTGATGGCGAAGCTGGCGCCGTTGCGCCGCAGCACGTCCCCGTTCGCCGACACGCTGCCGGCCGCCGAGCGCAAGGACGCGGTGTGGGTGGACCCGGAGCTCGTCGGGGAGATCAGCTTCGCCGAATGGACCGACACGCACCGCATCCGGGCGTCCAGCTGGCGGGGATTGCGTCCCGACAAGGACGCGGCTTCACTGCTGGCCGAGTCCGGCGGGTGA
- a CDS encoding Ku protein, translating to MRSIWKGSLTFGLVNVPIKVYSATEDHDIRFRQVHGRDMGRIRYSRVCEKCGEVVPFEDIEKAFEGDDGQVVMITDEDLASLPTDRSHEIEIIEFVPTDQIDPLMYDKPYYLEPATKSPKAYVLLRKTLEQTDRIAIAKFALRQKQRLAVLRVRDDVLVVQTLLWPDEVRAAEFSGISDDVTISDKELKMAVSLVDSFAADFKPEDFVDEYRAELEQMIDAKLEGGDAFPAEETSDGEDAEVLDLLAALQRSVERQKGGGAAADADKPAATKKADPEPEDKPAPKRRAPAKPRATAAKKADADADGAAAKPAARTRKAKSA from the coding sequence ATGCGATCCATCTGGAAAGGTTCCCTCACCTTCGGTCTGGTGAACGTCCCCATCAAGGTCTACAGCGCCACCGAGGACCACGACATCCGGTTCCGGCAGGTGCACGGCCGCGACATGGGCCGGATCCGGTACAGCCGCGTGTGCGAGAAGTGCGGTGAGGTGGTGCCGTTCGAGGACATCGAGAAGGCGTTCGAAGGTGATGACGGCCAGGTCGTGATGATCACCGACGAGGACCTCGCGTCGCTGCCCACCGACCGCAGCCACGAGATCGAGATCATCGAGTTCGTCCCCACCGACCAGATCGACCCGCTGATGTACGACAAGCCGTACTACCTGGAACCGGCGACCAAGTCGCCCAAGGCGTACGTGCTGCTGCGCAAGACGCTGGAGCAGACGGACCGGATCGCCATCGCCAAGTTCGCGCTACGGCAGAAGCAGCGGCTCGCGGTGCTGCGGGTGCGTGACGACGTGCTGGTCGTGCAGACCCTGCTGTGGCCCGACGAGGTCCGCGCCGCCGAGTTCTCCGGCATCTCCGACGACGTCACCATCAGCGACAAGGAGCTGAAGATGGCGGTGTCGCTGGTCGACAGCTTCGCCGCCGACTTCAAGCCCGAGGACTTCGTCGACGAGTACCGTGCCGAGCTCGAGCAGATGATCGACGCCAAGCTCGAGGGGGGCGACGCCTTCCCCGCGGAGGAGACCTCCGACGGCGAGGACGCCGAGGTGCTCGACCTGCTCGCCGCGCTGCAGCGCAGCGTGGAGCGGCAGAAGGGCGGCGGCGCGGCCGCCGACGCAGACAAGCCCGCCGCCACGAAGAAGGCCGACCCGGAGCCCGAGGACAAGCCCGCCCCCAAGCGCCGGGCGCCCGCCAAGCCCCGCGCGACCGCCGCCAAGAAGGCCGACGCCGACGCCGACGGGGCTGCCGCGAAGCCGGCCGCCCGGACCCGGAAGGCCAAGTCCGCCTGA
- a CDS encoding type IV toxin-antitoxin system AbiEi family antitoxin domain-containing protein: MQDLRLIARQEGLISRQQALTAGLSPSAITRRISTGQWVRVLPGVYRHLASPVSDLMWVHAAQLWLGRAMVLHGNWAAWWHDLRPEPSGPVTVTVPRHARSRSHAYVKLRRRDLEPVDVVELRGVRVTTRQLTALENARLPDGQNTFDRALQRHVRVPELERTITRLWHAYGVIAARDSLSLATDGTVSPPERTLAAALRGAGVDQIRAGVTVVAGGRQFWLDFADVRRKLAIEVDGVKAHTDPAVFASDRTRQNLLIRDGWTVLRYTPWQIREDVTAIIAEIRSTLQLSG; encoded by the coding sequence ATGCAGGATCTACGTCTCATCGCGCGCCAGGAGGGGCTGATCAGCCGGCAGCAGGCGCTGACGGCGGGTCTCAGCCCGTCGGCGATCACCCGCCGCATCTCCACGGGCCAGTGGGTCCGGGTGCTACCCGGGGTGTACCGCCACCTCGCGAGCCCGGTGTCGGACCTGATGTGGGTGCACGCCGCGCAGCTGTGGCTCGGTCGGGCCATGGTGCTGCACGGGAACTGGGCGGCGTGGTGGCACGACCTGCGTCCCGAGCCGTCCGGGCCCGTCACTGTCACCGTCCCGCGTCACGCACGGAGCCGGTCACACGCCTACGTGAAACTTCGCCGGCGCGACCTCGAGCCGGTCGACGTCGTCGAGCTCCGAGGTGTCCGGGTCACGACCCGCCAGCTGACCGCACTGGAGAACGCTCGGCTGCCGGACGGCCAGAACACCTTCGACCGGGCGTTGCAACGTCACGTCAGGGTGCCCGAGCTCGAGCGCACCATCACCCGGTTGTGGCACGCCTACGGTGTGATCGCGGCGCGGGACTCGTTGTCGCTCGCCACGGACGGGACGGTTTCCCCGCCGGAGCGGACCCTCGCCGCTGCGCTGCGCGGTGCCGGCGTGGACCAGATCCGTGCCGGCGTCACCGTGGTGGCCGGCGGTCGCCAGTTCTGGCTCGACTTCGCCGACGTGCGACGCAAGCTCGCGATCGAGGTCGACGGCGTCAAGGCCCACACCGACCCCGCCGTGTTCGCCTCCGACCGCACCCGGCAGAACCTGCTGATCCGCGACGGCTGGACGGTGCTGCGCTACACGCCCTGGCAGATACGCGAGGACGTTACCGCGATCATCGCCGAGATCCGTTCCACCTTGCAGCTTTCGGGGTGA
- the urtE gene encoding urea ABC transporter ATP-binding subunit UrtE, whose amino-acid sequence MLSLIDVTVGYTRSDVLHGVTVEVPADGVAAVMGHNGAGKSTLIRAAMGLLKVRSGRVLLDGEDITGLRPYQRVARGMAYVPQGQQSFGQLTTMENLQVVADGRRRGRELIDEALTMFPVLAELSGRKAGLLSGGQRQQLAIARALITEPRVLILDEPTEGIQPSIVADIQRTVIDLAARGGLSVLLIEQHVGFALDASSRYYVLASGRVSATGDGGRESAGSVREAMAI is encoded by the coding sequence ATGCTGTCGTTGATCGATGTGACCGTCGGCTACACCCGGTCCGACGTGCTGCACGGGGTGACCGTGGAGGTGCCCGCCGACGGGGTGGCCGCGGTGATGGGGCACAACGGGGCTGGCAAGTCGACCCTGATCAGGGCGGCCATGGGGCTGCTCAAGGTCCGCTCGGGCCGGGTGCTGCTCGACGGCGAGGACATCACCGGGTTGCGGCCGTACCAACGGGTCGCCCGCGGGATGGCGTACGTGCCGCAGGGGCAGCAGTCGTTCGGGCAGCTGACCACGATGGAGAACCTCCAGGTGGTTGCGGACGGCCGGCGGCGGGGCCGCGAGCTGATCGACGAGGCGCTGACCATGTTCCCGGTGCTCGCCGAGCTGAGCGGCCGCAAGGCCGGCCTGCTGTCCGGCGGCCAGCGGCAGCAGCTGGCGATCGCCCGGGCACTGATCACCGAGCCGCGGGTGCTCATCCTCGACGAGCCGACCGAGGGCATCCAGCCGTCGATCGTCGCCGACATCCAGCGGACCGTGATCGACCTGGCCGCCCGGGGCGGCCTCTCGGTGCTGCTCATCGAGCAGCACGTCGGCTTCGCGCTGGACGCCTCCAGCCGCTACTACGTGCTGGCCTCCGGCCGCGTCAGCGCCACCGGGGACGGCGGCCGGGAATCGGCGGGGTCCGTCCGCGAGGCGATGGCCATCTGA